A single window of Herpetosiphon gulosus DNA harbors:
- the acs gene encoding acetate--CoA ligase encodes MTEHAAPTTVGQFSASNDAESVFYYPPAALVENSNVLAYAREKGFADVEAMRQWSIEHYQDFWADMATRMVDWYVPFSKVLDDSKAPFYQWFNDGKINIVHNALDRHVKTWRKNKLALIWESEKGDNKTYSYWQLFKRVNKFANVLKSMGVKKGDTVTIYLPRVPEIVIAMLACAKIGAMHSVVYGGFSVEALHTRIQDAQSRVVITSDGGYMNGKVVELKKITDDAIKHSPVVEIVIVVKRTGHEVEMQQGRDLWYEELMALPIASTKCETEQLDAEHPLYMLYTSGTTGAPKGLVHTHGGYQVGVATTLHFNLDIKEEDVYWCAADPGWVTGHSYIVYGPLMLGATQVMYEGAPTFPFPNRWWNIVERYGVTVLYTAPTAIRGLMRFGEAWPNRHDLGSLRLLGSVGEPINPEAWRWYHRVIGRNNCPIMDTWWQTETGSMMITPNPTTPLKPGSGTRASFGIDADVVNDQGEHASDDEDGLLIIRNPWPSMLRTIYNNPDRYIEQYWSRIPGVYTAGDSARKDEDGYFWVIGRIDDVIKVSGYRLGTAEVESALVSHPSVAEAAAIGLPHEVKGNAIHTFVILKNGYEANQDLEDALIAHVGKVMGPIARPEAVQFVPSLPKTRSGKIMRRVLKARALGLPEGDLSTLEQ; translated from the coding sequence ATGACTGAGCATGCTGCACCAACTACTGTTGGGCAATTTTCGGCAAGCAACGACGCTGAATCAGTATTCTACTACCCACCTGCTGCCTTAGTTGAGAATTCGAACGTGCTGGCCTACGCTCGTGAAAAAGGCTTCGCCGATGTCGAAGCAATGCGTCAATGGTCGATCGAGCATTATCAGGATTTTTGGGCCGACATGGCGACCCGAATGGTCGATTGGTATGTGCCATTTAGCAAAGTACTCGACGATAGCAAAGCACCGTTTTACCAATGGTTTAACGATGGCAAGATCAACATTGTGCACAATGCACTTGATCGCCATGTCAAAACCTGGCGTAAGAACAAGTTGGCCCTGATTTGGGAAAGTGAAAAAGGCGATAACAAGACCTATAGCTATTGGCAATTGTTCAAACGGGTCAATAAATTTGCCAATGTGCTCAAATCGATGGGGGTCAAAAAGGGCGATACCGTGACGATCTATTTGCCACGGGTTCCCGAAATTGTGATTGCCATGTTGGCTTGTGCCAAAATTGGCGCGATGCATAGCGTAGTTTATGGTGGTTTTAGCGTCGAAGCATTGCACACCCGCATTCAAGATGCTCAGTCGCGAGTAGTGATTACTTCCGATGGCGGCTATATGAATGGCAAAGTCGTTGAGCTGAAGAAGATCACCGACGATGCAATTAAGCACTCGCCTGTAGTTGAAATTGTGATTGTGGTCAAGCGCACGGGCCACGAAGTCGAAATGCAACAAGGCCGCGACTTGTGGTATGAAGAATTGATGGCGCTGCCGATCGCTTCGACCAAGTGCGAAACCGAGCAACTCGATGCTGAACATCCTTTATATATGCTCTATACCTCGGGCACGACTGGCGCTCCCAAAGGCTTAGTACATACCCATGGCGGCTATCAGGTTGGGGTTGCGACGACCCTGCACTTTAATCTCGATATTAAAGAAGAAGATGTGTATTGGTGTGCCGCCGATCCCGGCTGGGTCACTGGCCACTCCTACATTGTCTATGGCCCCTTGATGTTGGGCGCAACCCAAGTGATGTATGAAGGCGCACCAACCTTCCCCTTCCCCAACCGCTGGTGGAATATTGTTGAGCGCTATGGCGTAACCGTGCTCTACACTGCACCGACGGCAATTCGGGGCTTGATGCGTTTTGGCGAAGCCTGGCCCAATCGCCATGATCTCGGCTCATTACGTTTGCTTGGCTCGGTCGGCGAACCAATTAACCCCGAGGCATGGCGCTGGTATCATCGGGTGATTGGCCGCAACAATTGCCCAATTATGGATACTTGGTGGCAAACTGAAACAGGCAGCATGATGATCACGCCTAATCCAACTACGCCACTCAAGCCAGGCTCGGGCACTCGCGCCTCGTTTGGCATCGATGCCGATGTGGTCAACGATCAGGGCGAGCATGCCAGCGATGATGAAGATGGCTTATTGATTATCCGCAATCCATGGCCATCGATGTTGCGCACTATCTACAACAACCCCGACCGCTATATTGAGCAATATTGGAGCCGAATTCCAGGCGTGTACACCGCAGGCGATTCCGCTCGCAAAGACGAAGACGGCTATTTCTGGGTGATTGGTCGGATCGATGATGTAATCAAGGTTTCAGGCTATCGGCTGGGCACGGCTGAAGTCGAATCAGCTCTGGTTTCGCATCCATCAGTTGCCGAAGCCGCTGCAATTGGCTTGCCCCACGAAGTCAAGGGCAATGCGATTCATACCTTTGTGATTTTGAAAAATGGCTACGAAGCCAATCAAGATCTTGAGGATGCGCTGATTGCCCACGTTGGCAAGGTGATGGGGCCAATTGCTCGCCCTGAAGCAGTTCAATTTGTGCCAAGTTTGCCCAAAACCCGCTCGGGCAAAATTATGCGCCGCGTACTCAAAGCCCGTGCCCTAGGCTTGCCCGAAGGCGATTTGAGCACCTTGGAGCAATAA